In a genomic window of Nocardiopsis mwathae:
- a CDS encoding ATP-binding protein — translation MIPAQPGTAPRADTPPAPPPAAPPSAAAVPPGAATPAAPVPAPSPPAGERAPAAPQPRTEPDTRRAAPAPEGAGGAIHGTPEPAVQRAPAVDRTAIDAAAARQARLMTDTLANLAMRDLTLIDSLLAVVEDLEETSDDPDLLARLFKIDNLATRMRRNGENLLVLAGQEIDDPRTDPVPLLDVARAAISEISDYDRVQVGRLPSTALAGSAADDLSHLLAELLDNATAKSPAHAQVVISGQRMADGRVLLAVEDEGIGISKEQITDLNHRLAGKPVLDEQVIRHMGLYVVSLLAQQHGFQVQLESRAFRGISAFVIVPTELLRAASPYGAPAPQEPRPTMPALVSPGGPPSSPTGRHAPQADGDRSPVTSAGLPRRTANRSQTAQRLVDGVEGLDDMPPAEHAAAPPPADSEERAARISADLDGFVQGEQAASGKNDL, via the coding sequence GTGATCCCCGCCCAGCCGGGCACGGCGCCCAGAGCCGACACGCCCCCCGCCCCTCCCCCGGCGGCACCGCCCTCCGCCGCCGCGGTCCCTCCCGGCGCCGCCACCCCCGCCGCACCGGTGCCCGCGCCATCCCCTCCTGCCGGTGAGCGTGCCCCTGCGGCACCGCAGCCGCGGACCGAGCCGGACACCCGGCGGGCGGCGCCGGCACCTGAGGGCGCCGGTGGCGCAATTCACGGGACGCCGGAGCCTGCGGTCCAGCGCGCGCCCGCGGTCGACCGGACGGCGATCGACGCCGCGGCGGCCCGCCAGGCCCGGCTGATGACCGACACGCTGGCCAACCTCGCGATGCGCGACCTCACGCTCATCGACTCGCTGCTGGCCGTGGTGGAGGACCTGGAGGAGACCAGCGACGATCCCGACCTGCTGGCCCGGCTGTTCAAGATCGACAACCTCGCCACCCGGATGCGCCGCAACGGCGAGAACCTGCTGGTCCTGGCCGGCCAGGAGATCGACGACCCGCGCACCGACCCCGTGCCCCTGCTGGACGTGGCCCGCGCCGCCATCTCCGAGATCAGCGACTACGACCGCGTGCAGGTGGGCCGCCTGCCCTCCACCGCGCTGGCCGGTTCGGCCGCCGACGACCTCAGCCACCTGCTCGCCGAACTCCTCGACAACGCCACCGCGAAGTCCCCGGCACACGCACAGGTGGTCATCAGCGGCCAGCGGATGGCCGACGGCCGGGTCCTGCTCGCCGTGGAAGACGAGGGCATCGGCATCTCCAAGGAGCAGATCACCGACCTCAACCACCGGCTCGCCGGCAAACCCGTGCTGGACGAGCAGGTCATCCGGCACATGGGGCTGTACGTGGTCAGCCTGCTCGCCCAGCAGCACGGGTTCCAGGTGCAGTTGGAGTCGCGCGCGTTCCGCGGCATCAGCGCGTTCGTCATCGTGCCGACCGAGCTGCTGCGCGCCGCCTCCCCCTACGGCGCCCCCGCCCCGCAGGAGCCGCGGCCCACGATGCCCGCACTCGTGTCCCCCGGCGGCCCCCCGTCGTCCCCCACCGGCCGCCACGCGCCGCAGGCCGACGGCGATCGGTCACCGGTCACCTCCGCCGGACTGCCCCGCCGCACCGCCAACCGGTCCCAGACCGCCCAGCGGCTGGTCGACGGGGTCGAGGGGTTGGACGACATGCCGCCGGCGGAACACGCCGCGGCCCCGCCGCCGGCGGATTCCGAGGAGCGGGCCGCGCGGATCAGTGCCGACCTCGACGGCTTCGTCCAAGGCGAGCAGGCGGCCTCCGGAAAGAACGACCTGTGA
- a CDS encoding roadblock/LC7 domain-containing protein, whose protein sequence is MNRQLSENAESFAWLVSNFVEEVPGVEHAIVVSSDGLLLTASDAFPMEHAEQLAAIATGLHSLAHNAARMFSRGNCEQLIVRMQRGHLFVMAISDGSSLAVLTSPDAEMRIVAYQMTLLVESAAHVLTPQLRSELREVVGN, encoded by the coding sequence ATGAATCGCCAGCTGAGTGAGAATGCGGAGAGCTTCGCCTGGCTCGTCTCCAACTTCGTCGAAGAGGTCCCCGGCGTCGAGCACGCCATCGTGGTCTCCTCCGACGGCCTCCTGCTGACCGCGTCGGACGCCTTCCCGATGGAGCACGCCGAACAGCTCGCCGCCATCGCCACCGGCCTGCACAGCCTCGCCCACAACGCCGCCCGGATGTTCTCCCGAGGCAACTGCGAGCAGCTCATCGTGCGGATGCAGCGCGGGCACCTGTTCGTGATGGCGATCAGCGACGGCTCCTCCCTGGCCGTGCTCACCTCCCCCGATGCCGAGATGCGGATCGTCGCCTACCAGATGACGCTGCTCGTGGAGAGCGCCGCCCACGTGCTCACCCCCCAGCTGCGTTCCGAGCTCCGCGAAGTGGTCGGCAACTAG